One Megalobrama amblycephala isolate DHTTF-2021 linkage group LG15, ASM1881202v1, whole genome shotgun sequence genomic window, ATGACCTTTGTCATAGACAGAGCCCTTATAGTCACTATTCACAGCCTGATTTTTACCAATAGTGCGTTTATAACCTTTAGGACTCATACACGGATCAGCATTATTATCATCCAGCTGAAGGAcatgagaggaaaaaaaacagactgtttcattaaaaattttaatcaaatacaTTTACTATAATAATTGTTGAACAATTACCTGAGGTTCGATGTACCAAGCATCACACCTCCCAATATTTGGGCTCCCAAACACATATGCAGAGTAGATGGGGATCCTCCATGTTGTGCTGTACAAAGTTGCATAAAGATACATTATCTGATCGCTGTCGtcccaaagacactgacagaTGTGCTGGACTGAGACACCCGCTGGTGGTATGAACTGAGGAGGGACATTATTCAAAAAGAACTGACCGCATTGATTAAAATCCTTCCCAACCTCACTCAGAGAGAGGTAAGGCAACAGAAGAAACACCAGAAGCTTCATGATGTGAGACACTGAATCTGTGAGTTTCTCTGGGTcagaagagagcgagagagtAGTAGAATATAGATGCACTCTGTCTTTTATAGAGTTTAAGACACAAGGGAATAGTGTTGGTGCAGCCATTTGCATGAAAGATAACCAATATCTTTATAAAACTATACAGaggcagaaacacacacaccactCTGTGCTCTGTCGAACCGGAACCTTTTCCATATCCATTTATGGAAGAACAGGTTCACATACATGTATGAGCGCACACTTATTACAAACGTTAACACCCCACTTGCTCTCATACTGTACAGTGTACTATTGTAAAAACACAACTTAAACACAGCTTTGCATTTCTCTTGTGTTGCATttcgataccaaacatgaaaatcCTGAACATTTCTACCATATTCTTTGTCACTGGTTTAGACATCAGACACCATTTCTTGTGTGGGGCAATACCCAGTTCTCACATTGCCATCACTGAGTGCTGATCGAATGAAATGATACCTCATATTAGCATGTTTACATCTCTGTCGACACACTGGATTCTTTGACAgagcttttcttttcttctgttTTCTGTACACGCAGTGATCAGATGAATTCTGCACTAAATCATCCTCGC contains:
- the LOC125247633 gene encoding endonuclease domain-containing 1 protein-like, producing the protein MKLLVFLLLPYLSLSEVGKDFNQCGQFFLNNVPPQFIPPAGVSVQHICQCLWDDSDQIMYLYATLYSTTWRIPIYSAYVFGSPNIGRCDAWYIEPQLDDNNADPCMSPKGYKRTIGKNQAVNSDYKGSVYDKGHLYPVQHTDNHLSMLATSTLTNAAPQDPTFNQNAWKTHEGAVIKDLEGCDKAYVVTGVVPDINNKINNRVTVSKYYWRATCCLKNGVVTGQGYYGPNNNQVQKLSITALQTQLDKDYNVNNIKIFPSPATGGCN